Below is a window of bacterium DNA.
CGTGTTGAAGGAAACCATGACCGCTGCGGAGCTTCGTCTGGGTAAAAGCTGGAAGCCTCTAAAAGTGCGGCGCTGGTGGCCCAACGGAACAGGCGAACAGCCACTCTACCGTCTCACCGTCGAGCTGCTGGATGCCTCTGAAGAGGTGATTCAGTCATGTTGCAGAACCGTGGGATTCAAACAGGTAGAGTGGCTGCCGTGCAAGGGAGCGCCGGCACATGCCGACCCGTGGATCTGCAGCGTCAATCAACAGCCCATTTTTCTTCAGGGCGTCAACTGGACGCCTATCCGGCCGAATTTCGCCGACTTGACCGAGGCGCACTATCGCACCCTGTTGAACACCTATAAAAAACTGGGCATAAATATCATTCGCATCTGGGGCGGGGGATTTCCGGAGAAAGACTGGCTCTATGAGCTCTGCGATGAGTTGGGTATTATGATCTGGCAGGATTTTCCGGTCTCCTCATCCGGCCTAGACGATTATCCTTCACGCGATCCGGTCGTCATCAACGGCATTGTGCAGATCGTCAAAGGATATCTGGACCGGCGCCAACACCACGTTTCGATTCTGCTCTGGTGTGCGGGCAACGAGCTCTATGAATTGGAGAACGACATGGTGCCGGTGACCGACCGGCATCCCATGATCAGGGCCATGAAGGAGTGGGTCACGCTTCAGGATCCCGGACGACGCTTTCTCAGCGGCACGCCCTCAGGGCCGAATAAAATTGCAGACTGGGATAATTTCGGCAAACAGATCAACTGGGATGTTCACGGCCCCTGGACTCTGCCGGTTGCGGAGAACGACGCGACCCTGCAGGCCGTCCGCCGCTTCTGGCTTTTAGACGACGCCCTGTTTCATTCCGAAGTCGGCGTAGCGGGCGCCATGTCAGCTGAGATGATCGAACGGTACCGGGGTGAATACCCCACGCTGCCGGCCAACACCGATAATCCGCTGTGGCGAAACGTCAACTGGTGGATTGAATGGGACGACTATCTGAGAGAGCATCACGGTCAGGAGCCCGGCTCTCTGAAAGAATATGTCGCCTGGAGTCAGAAACGCCAGGCCGAAGGTTTGGCCATTGCCCTGCAGAGCTGCAAGAGGCGGTTCCCCGGCTGCGGCGGTTTTATCCTTTGGATGGGACACGACAGTTTTCCCTGTCCAGTCAACACTTCGATCATTGACTTTGATGGACAGTTAAAACCCGCGGCCCGCAGGTTAAAAAAAATATTTAACACCTGATTTTCCTGGTCATCACCACATCGCAATTTCCACCCGGCTCCTGATCGGCAATTGGGACAAAACCCGCCCGGCGGTACAGCGATTGGGCCTCTTTGAGCACTGAGGCGGTCTTGAGCACAACCTCGGTAAAACCGCGCAATTCAGCCTGCTGCAGGGCATAGTGCAAAAGTCTGCGGCCCCATCCCCTGCCGCGGTAGCCGGGGGCCAAATACATGCGCCCCAGTTCGCACACTGTTTCCGATACATAATGCAGGGCTACGGTGCCGATCAGTTCCTCCTCATCCATCAGGACCCAAAAAGCGCCCTTTTGCCGCCAATAGTTCGCTTCGATATCCGTCAGATCATGATCGATGGTTTCCGCATCCATGGTCAGACCATAGCTGGACAGAATGGCGAAGATCAGATCCCAGATCTGTTGCCGGTCGGCGTTATCGGCCCGGCGAATATACAAAGTCTCATGAATGGTCATTTCCGGTCTCATCCTCTCTCAGGGCAATCGTCAAAGGACGGACGTCTCATCGCTCCCGCTATTTTTCCAGCCAAATAGTGCGAAACTCGATCGCCGCGCCCTCGCTCTGCAGCGCGATGGGGCCGGCATCGGCAAAAGCCTTTTCGCCGCGATTAACCTCCACGCCGTTCACCGAGCAGACGATGTTCCGCCCGCGGCAGACGATGTCGTAGCTGTTCCACTCGCCCACGGGTTTCTCGATGCCGTCTTTCTGCTTGGCGATGACTAAAAACGGGCGGTCGTTTTTATAGGTTTTGCCGGCCACGGTGATCTCGCCCGACCCGATCAGCACCAGGTCGCCGGCATCGCCGGACTTGAGCTGGGCTTCAATACAGAGGGGCCACACCTGATCCGGCCCTTGACAATGCAACAGCACGCCGCTGTTGCCGCCTTCCTGCACCCAGCGCCACTCGAGATGCAGATGATAATTGGAAAAAGAAGCCTGGGTACGAAGGTAACCTGTAGGTTTGCCGCTGCAGCGGATGACGCCGCCCTGGATCGTCCAAACCGTATCGACCTGCACGGTTTGATCCGGGACATAGCGCACCCAGCCTTCAAAATTGGCGCCGTTCCATAAAACCGTACGGGTTTTACCGGGTCCGCAGGCAAACCCCAACAGGACGCCGGTCATCCCCGCTGTT
It encodes the following:
- a CDS encoding GNAT family N-acetyltransferase; its protein translation is MTIHETLYIRRADNADRQQIWDLIFAILSSYGLTMDAETIDHDLTDIEANYWRQKGAFWVLMDEEELIGTVALHYVSETVCELGRMYLAPGYRGRGWGRRLLHYALQQAELRGFTEVVLKTASVLKEAQSLYRRAGFVPIADQEPGGNCDVVMTRKIRC
- a CDS encoding DUF1080 domain-containing protein — protein: MRKCTALITAGMTGVLLGFACGPGKTRTVLWNGANFEGWVRYVPDQTVQVDTVWTIQGGVIRCSGKPTGYLRTQASFSNYHLHLEWRWVQEGGNSGVLLHCQGPDQVWPLCIEAQLKSGDAGDLVLIGSGEITVAGKTYKNDRPFLVIAKQKDGIEKPVGEWNSYDIVCRGRNIVCSVNGVEVNRGEKAFADAGPIALQSEGAAIEFRTIWLEK